The window TCCTACGAGAACATGTCCTGGACGGCGTGGTGCTTCGACGACACGTGGGCGCCGACGATGTTCTCCTCGCCCACGCAGGACGCGAGCACGCCCTGGTCGCTGAAGGACGGCGAGGAGCAACACGGCGGGTTCATCAAGGAGTGGCTGGCCGAGCGGAGAGACGTCATGATCCCGGAGAACCCCGTCGACGACGGCCAGGCACCACCGACGCCGACGGGGCTGGCCGTCGACGACGCCACCGAGATCAGCGTCGCCGTCTCCTGGACCGGGGTCGAGGACCGCGGCGAGGCTGGCCTCTCGCACTACCGGCTGCTGGTCGAGGGAGAGGAGGTCCGGCGCGTCGCCGCCGGGACGACCGAGGCGACCGTCTCCGACCTCTCGCCGGGTTCGAGCTACGAGGTGGGCGTCGCCGCCGTCGACGACGCCGGCAACGAGTCGAGCGTCGCGACGACGAACGCCCAGACCCTGGGCCGCAGCGAGGGCCAGTCGGCCTATCGGGAGCACACGGTTCCGGCGCGGATCCGGGCCGAGCACTTCGACGAGGGCGGCCAGGGGATCGCTTACTACGACTCCTCGGAGAGCGACCAGGCCGCCGGTGACTTCCGCGACGCGGCCGTCGATATCGGGACGTCCGACGAGGACGGCTACAACGTCGGGTACGTCACGGCCGGCGAGTGGCTGGAGTACACGGTGGTCGCCGACGAGGCCGGCGAGTACGAGCTACGCGTCCAGTGGGCCTCCGGCGCGTCCAGCGGCGGCACGGTCGCCGTCGAGGTCGACGGCGAGCGCGTCGCGTCGCAGACCCTCTGGAACACCGGCGGCTGGAGCAACTGGGACGACACCCGCCTCGGCAGCGTCTCACTGTCGCAGGGGACTCACGTCGTCCGCGTCGTCGCCGAGTCCAGCGGCTGGAACTTCGACTGGCTCCAGATCGGCGACCCCGGCGACCAGGTCCCCAACACCGGGCCGGCCGATCCCGGGGACCTGACGGTCGAGATCGGCGACGACGGGACCACGGCGATTCTCGACTGGACCGTCGGCGGGGACAGCACCCAGACCGTCGACCACTTCGTCGTCTCCGTCGGCGACCGGTCGGTCGAGACCACCGGGACCACGGCGACGTTCGAGGACCTCCAGTCGGGCACTGACTACGAGGCCTCGGTGGTCGTCGTCGGCAACGGCGGCGCCGAGTCCGATCCCGCGACGACGACGTTCCAGACGCCCGTTATCGATCCGACGCCCGAACCGGAGCCGATCGACGGCACGCGGCCGACGGACCCGGACGGCGACGGGCTCTACGAGGACCTCAACGGCAACGAGGAGATCGACTACGCCGACGTCGTCGAGTACTTCGACAACATGGACGGGGAGACGATGCAGGCCGACGCCCGGTTCTACGACTACAACGGCAACGGCGAGGTCGACTACGCCGACCTCGTCGACCTGTTCAAGCAGGTCTGATCGCCGCGCCGTCCGTCCCCGCCCGGTCGGCGGGACCGGAGAGCGCCGCGGACGCCCGTCGGCGGCTCCGCGTCGCTCCGGTTCCCCCACATTTATTTATGGCGTTGAAGCTATAATTCCGACAGCACTCGGACGGATAGATCGGCGCCGAACGGGCGAACTGGTGGGGGAATCGGCGACGAGTCCGTCGCCGCCCGTGGCGGTGCCGACCGGACGGGTCGACGCCACGCCGCTGACGCGGCTGGGGGGATACACATGCACGGCAACGACTCATCGGACGCGGACGGACCGGACGCATCGAACGACGCGACGCGCGACGGGCCGCTGTCGCGGCGGCGCTTCCTGCGCGCCAGCGCCGGCGCCGGTGCGCTGGCGTTCTCGCTCGGGGCGAGCGGGAACGCCGCGGCGGCCGACGTCGAACGGGAGGCCTGCGGTTCCGGCGGGACCGTTCCGGTCGGGAACGGCGCCGGTCTGCTCATCAACAACGACTGGAGCGTGTCGGTCGGTCAGCAAAATACGAGCATGTGCGTTCGCCGCTTCGCCGACGGCAGCTTCGGCTGGGAGTGGGAGCGCGGCGAGACCGACGCCTGCGCGGAGTGTCCCAACTACCCGGAGGTGCTGATCGGGACCAAGCCGTGGTCGAACCACACCGACCAGGGGCTGTTCCCGCTCCGCCGGAGCGAGATCGACCAGCTCGACCTCGACCTCGACGTCGAGGTGGACGCCGACCCCGCGCAGGGCGAGTGGAACCTCGCGCTGGAGTGGTGGCTCACGCCGAGCCAGCCGCCGGGTCCCGAGCCAACCCACGAGACGATGGTCGTGCTCACGAAGAGCGAGGACCACACCAAGGGCGGCTCCATCGAGGAAGCGGCCGTGACGGACAAGTACGGCAACACCTTCGACTACTGGGCCGCGCCCGACCACGTCGACTGGACCTTCCACATCTTCAAGACGGCCGACAACGAGGTGCCGGAGAACCTCGACCTGACGGCGATCCAGGCGTACGTCGACGAGGAGATCGACGACGAGTTCCCGGACGATCACTGGGTGACCGGGGTGGAGATCGGCAACGAGTACTGGGACGACACCCAGGGTCAGACCCGGTTCACCGACTTCGACGTCCGGCTCAACGGGCAGGTGGCGACCACGGGCACCGACAGCGAGTTCACCGAGGACTCGGGCGGCAGCGTCCCGGAGGGTCCCGCGGAGGTCACCGTGACGGACGTGACGCCCCACGAGGCGACGGTCACGTGGCCGGCCGCTGCCCCAAACCTGGACATCAGCCACTACGTCGCGTCGGTGGGCGACCAGCGGGTAGAGGTCCCCGAGGGGACGACCGAGGCGACGTTCGACGGGCTCGACGGGGACACCCAGTACACCGCGTCCGTCGTCGCCGTCTTCCCGGACGGCGACGAGTCGGACACCCGGACGACGACGTTCCAGACGCCCATCATCGAGCCGACGCCGGAACCGGAGCCGATCGACGGCACGCGGCCGACGGACCCGGACGGCGACGGCCTCTACGAAGACCTCAACGGCAACGGGGAGATCGACTACTCCGACGTCGTCGAGTACTTCAACAACATGGACGGGGAGACGATGCAGGCCGACGCCCGGTTCTACGACTACAACGGCAACGGGGAGGTCGACTTCGCCGACCTCGTCGACCTGTTCGGGGAGGTGCAGTGAGATGGCCCGAGAGCCCCGCGGCGGCCGCGGCTCGACTCGGCGGACGTTCCTTCGGGCCACCGGCGTCGGCGCGGCCCTCGCGGTTGGCGGGACCGGGCTGGCGGGCGTCGGGTCGGCCCAGTCCGACGAGGGCATCCCGACGCCGTGGCTGGAGCGCGACGGCAAGTGGCTGAAAGACCCCGAGGGCAACGAGGTGGTGCTGCGCGGGGTCAACATCGCGGACCCGGCGCGGCTGAACGACGACAACCGCCGCTATCACGTCACGGCCGAGCAGGTGACGAAGTGGGCGCTCTCGGAGAGCGACGGCTGGTACAACCGCATCCTCCGGATCCCCTGCCAGCCCGGCGACATCGTCGGTGCCGACACCGGCTCGGTGCCGCCCGGCGAGATGACCCAGTCGGACGTGGAGTCGTACATCGAGACCCACCTCCGGCCGGTCGTGGACATCTGCAAGGCACAGGGCGCCTACTGCATCGTCGACTACCACCGCCACCACGACGGTCAGCTGCGGTACACTGACGACGCGCTGGACGAGGAGGTGCGGATGTTCTGGGAGACGATGGCGCCGGTGTTCGCCGAGGAGAGTCACGTCCTCTACGAGGTGTACAACGAGCCCATCGCGCCGTACCCGGGGCACAACTCCTACGGCCAGGACGGCGGCGTCGACGTGACGGACCCGGAGGCCGAGGACACCTGGCTCACCTGGCGGGAGGCCGCGCAGCCGTGGGTCGACACCATCCGCGAGCACGCGCCCCGAAACGTCGTCATCGTCGGCTCGCCGCGGTGGACCCAGTGGACCTACTGGGCGTCCGAACACGAGTTCGAGGGCGACAACCTCGCGTACGCGGGCCACGTCTACGCCCACGAGAACCTCCGGCCGCTCTCGGAGTACTTCGGGACCCCCGCCGAGGAGGTCCCGGTGTTCATGACCGAGTTCGGCTACGACGACGAGGGCCAGGACTACCTCAAGGGGACCACCCCAGTGGAGGGCCAGCAGTTCCGGGACTTCTTCGAGGAGTACGAGAACGTCCACTGGCAGGTGTGGTGTTTCGACCCGCGCTGGGAGCCGGCGATGTTCGACAGCGACCACCAGGGCACGTGGACGATTCTGGAGGGTGAGGACTTTCACGGGCAGTTCTTCAAGGATTACCTCGCCGAGAAGCGCGACGACAGAATCCCCGGCGGGGCCGGAACGACCCCCGACGACGGGACGCCGCCGACGGCGCCGACGGACCTGTCCGTGGCGTCGACCACGACCACAACCGCGACCGTCGAGTGGTCGCCGTCGACGGACGAGGGCGGGTCGGGCCTCGCGGAGTACGTCGTCGCGGTCGACGACCGCGAGGTGGCAGTGCCGGCGGGAACGACGAGCGCGACGGTCGAACAGCTGTCGCCGGGCACGGAGTACGAGGTGTCTGTCGCGGCCGTCGACGGCGCGGGCAACCGATCGCCCGCGACCGCGACGACGGCCGTCACCGTGTCCGACGACGACACCATCAGCGGGCCGCCGTCGGTCGGCGACGCCGACGCCCGACCGACGGACCCGGACGACGACGGCCTCTACGAGGACCTCAACGGCAACGGGGAGGTCGACTACGCCGACGTGGTGCTGTACTTCGAGCACATGGACCAGTCCGCGATGACGAGCGCGACCGCGGCCTACGACTACAACGGCAACGGCGAACTCGACTTCGCGGATCTGGTGGACCTCTTCGGGCAGGTCGAGTGACGTCGCCGGCCGGCGATCAGTGCCTGCGGCCGCCGCGACGCGACCGCGGCTGGCGCCGTATCCGCCGCCCGGTGTCGTTCACCAATAGATAACTAAATTTTATGCGCTACGAGGACTAGTCGGGACACACGACACTCGGGGGGACCGGCGACGCGTACCGTCCGGGGGGACGGCCGACGGCCGATCCCGGGTGTGGGGAACCTATGAAACGGAACGACTCCCACGACGAGCCGGGTGAACAGTCAGCGAACCAGCGGAGCGGATCGACGTCGCGGCGCGGCTTCCTGAAGGCGACGGCGGCGACGGCAGCGACGGCGGGCATCGGCAGCGGCGCGATCGGTTCGGCCGCGGCGGCCGGCATCCCGACGCCGTGGCTGCACCGCGACGGCAACCTGATCAGGGATCCCGAGGACAACAAGGTGATCCTGCGGGGAGTCAACATCGTCGACCCCTACCGGGCCGCGCGTGACGCTCCCTACTACAAGCGCCGCGCGGAGACCCTCGTCGAGATGGCGACCGACCAGTCCAACGGCTGGCACTCGCACGTCATCCGGATCCCGATGCAGCCCAACGACATCGCCCGCGAGGGCGCGGGCTCCGTCGAGCCCGGCGCGTTCACCCAGGAGCAACTCGACAGCTACCTCAGCGACTACGTCGACCCGGCGGTCGACAAGTGCGAGGAGGTCGGCGCCTACTGCATCCTCGACTACCACCGCCACTGGCCCGACGGGCCGGGCTGGGACGACCCCGACCTCAGCGACGAGGTCCACATGTTCTGGGAGACGGTCGCGCCCCGCTACGCCGAGCGCTCGCACGTCCTCTACGAGGTGTTCAACGAGCCGACCGAGCCCTACGCGGGTCACGACGTCTACGACGGCGGCCCGGACGTGACCGACCCCGAGTCGGAGGACACGTGGCTCAACTGGCGGGAGACGGCACAGCCGTGGGTCGACACCATCCGCGAGCACGCGCCGCGGAACCTGGTACTGATCGGCTCGCCGCGCTGGAGCCAGTGGACCTACTGGGCGCCCGACCACGAGTTCGACGGCGACAACCTCGCGTACACGGGTCACGTCTACACGCAGGACAACCTCCGGCCGCTGTCGACGTACTTCGGCGAGCCCTCCGAGGAGGTCCCGGTCTTCATGAGCGAGTTCGGCTGGGGCGGCTCCGAGCCCCAGTTGCAGGGCGACGCGGAGACCTACGCTCCCCAGTTCGCCGAGCTGTTCGACGAGTACGACCTCCACTGGCAGGCCTGGTCGTTCGACTTCGACTGGGAGCCGGGGATGCTCAACCGCGACTACGAGGTCGCCAACGACTGGGGCCGGTGGGTCAAGGACCGCCTCCAGGAGTTCGAGGATCAGGACGTGCCACAGACCGACGACGGCGGGTCGACGCCCGGCGGCGGGAGCGACACGACGGCGCCGACGGCCCCGTCGAACCTCGCCGTCGCCGAGACGACCAGCACGACGGTCACGGTCGCGTGGGACGCCGCCTCCGACTCGGGCGGGTCCGAACTGGCCCGGTACGAGGTCTCGGCCGGGACGAGCGCGGTCACCGTGCAGGCGGGGACGACGGAGGCGACCCTCGACGGGCTGTCGCCCGCGACGGAGTACGACGTGTCCGTCGTCGCCGTCGACGGCGCGGGCAACGAGTCCGACGCGGCCACCGTCGCGGCGACGACCGACCAGTCGTCCGACGCCGGATCGACGGTCGACGTGCTCCTGTCCGAGTCCGCCATCGACGCCGGCGGGGAGACGACGGCGACCGTCTCGCTGGCCGAGGCTCCCGACGGGCTGTCCGGGTTCGATCTGACCGTCTCGGTCGCCGATACGTCCGTCGCGACGATCCAGTCGGCGTCGACGGGCGACGCGGTCAGCGCCGTCGGAGACGAACCCCAGCCGTCGAGCGACGGGTCCTCGGTCACTCTCAGCGGCGCGGACCTGAGTGAGAGCGTCGAGTCGGGGGCGACGAACGTCGTCCTCGCGACGGTCACGCTCGCGGGCCGCGAAGCGGGACAGACGGAGGTCACCGTCGACGTCGGGAGCCTGCAGAACAACGCCGGGTCGGAGGTCCCGGTCGAGACGGGTCGGGCACCGCTCTCGGTCGCGGACATGCAGGCGATTCTCGACGAGATGCCGACGGATCCGGACGGCGACGGCCTGTACGAGGACCTCAACGGCAACGGCGAGGTCGACTACCAGGACGTGGTGACGTACTTCAACAACATGGACGAGCCCGCCATGACCAACAACGTCGCGGCCTACGACTACAACGGCAACGGCGAGATCGACTTCGCCGACCTCGTCGAGCTCTTCGGACAGGTCGAGTGAGGCGGGCGGCGCCGGCCGAGCGGCGTTTCCGGGAGTGACGGCTCGCCGATACTATTTTATCGCTCAACTGTGTGAAATATAACCACGCAGCCGACAGCCACGCGACCGAGACTGCGAGCGGCTGCGAATCGGGGGTCTGATACGATGCGACGCGACTACTCACGGTCGACCGGGGAAGCGGGGGCGAACGACGGGCTGTCGCGGCGGCGCTTCCTGAGCGCGGCCGGTGCGGCGGGCGCGCTGACCGCCGGCGCCGGCCTCGCCGGGGGAACGGCCGCCGGCGACGGCGTCGGGATTCAGGAGTTCGAGCGGTTGCGGGTCAGCTCGGACAACAGAATCGTCGACGAGAGCGGCGACACGTTCGTGATGCGCGGACTGAGCATCCCCGACCCGAAGCGCCTCGAGATAACGAAGGAGGTCCGCGGGAAGGGCCCGACCCAGCTCGTCGACACGGTGACGGACCCCAGCGAGGGCTGGTATCCGCGGGTCGTCCGCGTGCCGGCCCAGCCGACCGACATCGGGGAGTACCCGATGGGCCACACCGGGCCGAGGTACGGCGAGGATCACCCGGCCGTCCAGGACGGCGACGTCGCGGCCGACCGCGCCCGACAGCGCCCGCCCCAGCCGACCGAGTACGAGGAGGGAGCGTTCACCCGCGACCAACTGCTGACGTATCTCGAGGAGTACTACGACGACGTCGTCGAGCGGTGTCGGGAGCGGGGCGTCTACTGCATCGTCGACTTCCACCGTCACTGGCACGAGCAGCCGCCGGGCGACGGCGAGGGCAACGGCGGCCCCGAGGGATCGGCCGGGGCGGAGAACCACCTGTCCTACGACAGCGAGTACACGAACTACTGGGCGTACAACGACTACTACGGCCAGGACGAGCCCGCTTCCTGGGGCTACGTCGACGACTCGTTCCGCAACGAGTACCGGGAGCGACACGGCGACGTCGTCCCCGAGAGCGCGCTCGAGGACGGCGACACGCCCTACGACCGGTGGCGGGTCAACCAGGACCTCGTCGACGAGGCCGTGCTGTTCTGGGACGTCGTCGCCGAGCGCTACGCCGACGAGCCCCACGTCGTCTTCGAGCCGTACAACGAACCGACCGCGCCCGGCATCTGGGGCCCCGTCGAGGGCTGTGCGGCGTGGAAGCAGCGCCCGCTGTGGGACGTCTTCGTCGACGACTTCGCGACGCCCATCATGGACACCATACGGGACCACGCGCCCGACACGCTCCTGCTGATGAGCGTGCCGGGGTGGTGCCAGTCGACGCAGGCGCTGCACTGGCGGGACTTCGAGCACGAGACCGTCGCGGTCACCTGGCACAACTACGCCGGCCACAGCGTCAGCACGGAGGCGAACTGGCTCAACGACGCCGACTACGGTGGCGACGCGTGCAACGGCTGGGAGCCCGAGGAGTCCCAGGGCCTCCAGAACGTCGTGGACGTCCGGCCGGTCGTCGTCACGGAGTTCGGCTGGCAGAACCCGGAGTACACGCGGCGCAATTCGAACTACCGGGGCCTGAACGTGACTCAGGCTCCCCTCGGGACCCGGTGTCGGTGCGGCCTCTCCTCGCACTCCACCGCGTCGTATGGGGCCCCGTTCCTCGACGCGATAGAGTCGGACGACCGCATCAGCTGGGTCGCCTGGTGTGCCGACGTCCGGTGGCAGCCGTCCATGTTCCGGGCCGACTTCCCGATCAAGAGCGCCTTCTTCGACCTGATCAACGGTAGCTGGTACGACACGCTCGAGGAGAGCCCCGACCTGCTGCCGAAGCACTGTCCGGATCCGCCCTGCGAGTGGGAACTCTGGGATCACCCCAACATGGGCGAGTACGTCAAGCAGCGCCTGGCCGACCACAGGGGAGACGAGGTGCCGTTCCCCGTGGCCGACGACGCGGCGTCCGTCGACCCGATCGACGGTGCGACGCCGACCGACCCCGACGGCGACGGCCTGTACGAGGACCTCAACGGCAACGGCGAGGTCGACTACGCCGACGTCGTCTCCTACTTCACCAACATGGAGGAGCCCGCGATGACCGACAACGCCGAGTACTACGATTACAACGACAACGGCGAGGTCGACTACGCAGACCTCGTGGACCTCTTCCAGCAGGTCTAGCTGCGTTCGGAGGGTTCAGTGACGTGACGAGGGCGGTCCCGTCGGCCGGCCTCGGCGGCCACTGCGATCTCGGGGCGGAAAATTTTTCTACTGACGCGTAGATAATTACGGCAACGTCCACGGCACGAACTACCGTGCGGGCCGGGCTCTCTCGGGGTGGACGAGGCCCGGTCGGACGTGGGGGGAAACAGATGACAGACCAGCACACCGACGGACAGCGAGACGGACGGACAGACTCCGGACCATCGCGGCGGACGTTCCTGAAAGCGACGACGGCGGGCGCCGTCGCGTCGACCGGACTCGGCCTGACGGGCGTCGGATCCGCCCAGACGTCGACCGGCATCCCGACGCCGCCGCTGCACCGCGACGGGAACCTGATCAAGGACCCCGACGGCAATCAGGTGGTCCTGCGGGGGGTGAACACCGCCGACCCGCGGCGGCTCGACGTCACCGCGCCCGCGCGCGGCAAGAACGCGGAGCAGGTCGTCGACTTCGCGACCTCCGAGGAGGCCGGCTGGTACTCCCGGGTGATCCGGTTCCCGGTCCAGCCGGTCGACATCGGCAAGCACCAGCCCGGCGAGGGGCCCGAGCCGGTCGCGTTCGACGAGGACGAGTTGCGGACCTACCTCGAGGACCACCTCGATCCGGTCATCGACCGCTGCGAGGAGCGGGGCGTCTACGCCATCGTCGACTACCACCGCCACCGCAACATCAGCTGGGACAACTCGGCCCTCAGCGAGGAGGTCCAGCTGTTCTGGGACGTCGTCGCCCCGCGGTACAGCGAGCGCGACCACGTCCTCTACGAGACGTACAACGAGCCGCTGGACCCGCACATCACCGTCGACCCCGCCGAGCGGGAGTACGAAGCGGGCGTCTGGCGCGACTGGGTCGACACGGCCCAGCCGTGGGTGGACAACATCCGCGGCCACGCCGACAACCTCGTGCTGATGGGATCGCCGACCTGGACCCAGACCCCGGAGGGCGCGCGCGTCGAGGAGTTCGAGGGCGGCGACATCGCGTACACGTACCACATCTACCCCGGCCACTCCATCAGCGAGAGCAACAACTGGGCGGGCAACAACGAGGAGGGCCAGGGCACCTCGCGCATCTACGAGGAGGTCCCGCTGTTCGTCACGGAGTTCGGCTGGCAGCAGGGCATCTCCGCCTACCCCGTCATCGGGAACACCGACGACTTCGGGGAGCCGTTCATGGAGTGGCTCAACTCGGCACCGATCCACTGGACCGCGTGGTGTTTCGACACCGTCTGGCTCTCCGCGATGGTGGAAGAGGACTTCGAGACGCCCGGCTTCGAGGACAACGTGGGCAACCCCTACGAGGAGGAGGTCCCCGTGCTCTGCGAGGACCTGCCCTGCGACTGGGTCGCCCGCGGCGGCCAGGACATGGGCGAGCTCGTCAAGCAGCACCTCGCGGACCTGGCCGATCAGGACGTCCCGGGGACCGGCGGCGACGGCAATGGCGACGGTGACGGCAATGGCGACGGCGACGTCGAGGCCATCGACGGTACGATGCCGACGGACCCGGACGGCGACGGCCTGTACGAGGACCTCAACGGCAACGGCGAGACCGACTACTCCGACGTCGTCCAGTACTTCAACAACATGGACGAGCCGGCGATGACGAACCACACGGCGGCCTACGACTACAACGGCAACGGCGAGATCGACTTCGCCGACCTCGTCGACCTGTTCAAGCGGGTCTAGGACCGTTCGGCCGGGTCGGTGAATCGGGTCGGTCGACGCGTTCCGGACGTGACTGACCGCGACCCCGATCCTCCCGGATGCCGGGTCCGAGAGGTTGTATACCTCCTCCGCTGGATAATATTCCCATTACCAAAGATTTAAATTATTATAGTCGTATGTGGTAGTTGAATCCACCGCAGGGTGGATTGGGGGGTAGCGAAGCACCTCACGCTTCGCACCGTATACCATGACAGACGATAGCTCACCATCGATTGGGGGATCGCGTTCCAACGGTTCGCTGTCGCGTCGCCGCTTCATGAAGGCGACCGGCGCGGCGGGCGCACTTGCCGTCGGCGTCGGACCCGGCCTGACCGGGAGTGCGGCCGGCAACATCGACCCTGAAGGGTTCAAGGCGCTCGAGATCAACTCGGACAACCAGATCGTCACCGAGGACGGTGAGGTCTTCAAGATGCGGGGACTCAACGTCCCCGACCCGAAGCGCGTCGAGATCACCAAGAACGTCCGTGGCAAGGACTTCGAGCAGCAGCTCGACATGGTCACGGACAACGCCAACGGCTGGCACCCGCGCGTCATCCGGATCCCGGCCCAGCCGACCGACATCGGCGAGCACCCGAACGGTAACACCGGGCCGGAGATGTCCGAGTTCAGCGAGGAGATCGCCTCGGACCCCGAGGTCCCGGACGACCGCACGCTCCAGCGCCCGCCGCAGCCGACGGAGTACGACGAAGGGGCGTTCACTCGCGAGCAGCTGAATGACTACCTCGAGGAGTACTACGACCCCGCCGTCGAGCTGTGTAAGGAGCGGGGCGTCTACTGCATCGTCGACTTCCACCGCCACTGGCACGAGCAGCCGCCGGGAGACGGCAGCGGCAACGGCGGTCCCGAGGGCGACGCCGAGGCGGAGAACCACCTGCCGTACGACAGCGAGTACACCCTCTACTGGGCGTACAACGACTACTACGGCAAAGACGAGCCCGCTTCCTGGGGCTACGTCGACCAGAGCTACCGCAACGAGGCCGACAACCCGTACTTCGACGGGATCGAGGACATCCGCAACTCCGACGACCACCCCTACACGCAGTGGGAGGTCAACCAGGACCTCGTCGACGAGGCCGTGATGTTCTGGGACGTCGTCGCCGAGCGCTACGCCGACGAGCCCCACGTCATCTTCGAGCCGTACAACGAGCCGACCGCGCCCGGTATCTGGGGCCCGGCCGAGGGCGGCTGTGGCTACGCCAAGCAGATCCCGCTGTGGGAGACCTTCCGCCAGGACTTCGCCGCGCCGATCATGGAGCAGGTCCGCGAGCACGCGCCCGACAAGCTCATGCTCATGGGGCTGCCCGGCTGGTGTCAGGCCACGCAGGCGCTGCACTGGGGCGGCTTCGACGAGGAAGGCTTCGAGAACGTCGCAGCGGTCTGGCACAACTACGCCGGTCACAGCGCCAGCGAGCAGGAGAACTGGCTCAACGACACGGACTACGGCGGAGACGCGTGTAACGGCTGGGAGCCCGAGGAGTCACAGGGCCTCCAGAACGCGATGGACGTCCATCACATCCACGTCACCGAGTTCGGCTGGCAGGAGCCCGAATACACCGAGGAGAACATCGAGGGGTCGGTCAACATCAGCAAGTGGCTCCGCGGGTCCACGACCGGCAAGGGCTCGACCGAGGCGTACGGTGAGCCCGTCCTCGAGGCGCTGGAGTCGGACGATCGGATCAGCTGGGTCGCGTGGTGTGCCGACGCCCGCTGGCTGCCGGCGATGTTCCGGACCGACTTCCCGATCAACGAGACCACCTTCGAGCTCGAGAACGGCAGCTGGTACGAGACGCCCGACTCGGACTTCCCGGTCAACTGCGAGTCG of the Halomicrobium salinisoli genome contains:
- a CDS encoding cellulase family glycosylhydrolase, with amino-acid sequence MKATGAAGALAVGVGPGLTGSAAGNIDPEGFKALEINSDNQIVTEDGEVFKMRGLNVPDPKRVEITKNVRGKDFEQQLDMVTDNANGWHPRVIRIPAQPTDIGEHPNGNTGPEMSEFSEEIASDPEVPDDRTLQRPPQPTEYDEGAFTREQLNDYLEEYYDPAVELCKERGVYCIVDFHRHWHEQPPGDGSGNGGPEGDAEAENHLPYDSEYTLYWAYNDYYGKDEPASWGYVDQSYRNEADNPYFDGIEDIRNSDDHPYTQWEVNQDLVDEAVMFWDVVAERYADEPHVIFEPYNEPTAPGIWGPAEGGCGYAKQIPLWETFRQDFAAPIMEQVREHAPDKLMLMGLPGWCQATQALHWGGFDEEGFENVAAVWHNYAGHSASEQENWLNDTDYGGDACNGWEPEESQGLQNAMDVHHIHVTEFGWQEPEYTEENIEGSVNISKWLRGSTTGKGSTEAYGEPVLEALESDDRISWVAWCADARWLPAMFRTDFPINETTFELENGSWYETPDSDFPVNCESLPCDWALWENPNMGAYVKQILADKAEDQVPFELVETTDDDGGEPPGPGEGPDYPEGATDPDDDGYYEDLNGNGETDYSDVVDYFNNMENEDFQSNAEYYDYNGNGEIDYADLVDLFNEI
- a CDS encoding cellulase family glycosylhydrolase, producing MTDQHTDGQRDGRTDSGPSRRTFLKATTAGAVASTGLGLTGVGSAQTSTGIPTPPLHRDGNLIKDPDGNQVVLRGVNTADPRRLDVTAPARGKNAEQVVDFATSEEAGWYSRVIRFPVQPVDIGKHQPGEGPEPVAFDEDELRTYLEDHLDPVIDRCEERGVYAIVDYHRHRNISWDNSALSEEVQLFWDVVAPRYSERDHVLYETYNEPLDPHITVDPAEREYEAGVWRDWVDTAQPWVDNIRGHADNLVLMGSPTWTQTPEGARVEEFEGGDIAYTYHIYPGHSISESNNWAGNNEEGQGTSRIYEEVPLFVTEFGWQQGISAYPVIGNTDDFGEPFMEWLNSAPIHWTAWCFDTVWLSAMVEEDFETPGFEDNVGNPYEEEVPVLCEDLPCDWVARGGQDMGELVKQHLADLADQDVPGTGGDGNGDGDGNGDGDVEAIDGTMPTDPDGDGLYEDLNGNGETDYSDVVQYFNNMDEPAMTNHTAAYDYNGNGEIDFADLVDLFKRV
- a CDS encoding cellulase family glycosylhydrolase, whose protein sequence is MRRDYSRSTGEAGANDGLSRRRFLSAAGAAGALTAGAGLAGGTAAGDGVGIQEFERLRVSSDNRIVDESGDTFVMRGLSIPDPKRLEITKEVRGKGPTQLVDTVTDPSEGWYPRVVRVPAQPTDIGEYPMGHTGPRYGEDHPAVQDGDVAADRARQRPPQPTEYEEGAFTRDQLLTYLEEYYDDVVERCRERGVYCIVDFHRHWHEQPPGDGEGNGGPEGSAGAENHLSYDSEYTNYWAYNDYYGQDEPASWGYVDDSFRNEYRERHGDVVPESALEDGDTPYDRWRVNQDLVDEAVLFWDVVAERYADEPHVVFEPYNEPTAPGIWGPVEGCAAWKQRPLWDVFVDDFATPIMDTIRDHAPDTLLLMSVPGWCQSTQALHWRDFEHETVAVTWHNYAGHSVSTEANWLNDADYGGDACNGWEPEESQGLQNVVDVRPVVVTEFGWQNPEYTRRNSNYRGLNVTQAPLGTRCRCGLSSHSTASYGAPFLDAIESDDRISWVAWCADVRWQPSMFRADFPIKSAFFDLINGSWYDTLEESPDLLPKHCPDPPCEWELWDHPNMGEYVKQRLADHRGDEVPFPVADDAASVDPIDGATPTDPDGDGLYEDLNGNGEVDYADVVSYFTNMEEPAMTDNAEYYDYNDNGEVDYADLVDLFQQV